In Cicer arietinum cultivar CDC Frontier isolate Library 1 chromosome 7, Cicar.CDCFrontier_v2.0, whole genome shotgun sequence, a single window of DNA contains:
- the LOC101511272 gene encoding uncharacterized protein isoform X3: MGGICSRKRDQQVIEDDLRRGVSGRYCRSASTKWLGSRSLRSKANHCPGGGTCPSLMDLCINKMREDFHKYDSFSILPRDISQLIFNELVDSHCLTETSLNAFRDCALQDVYLGEYVEVHDGWMDVIASQGLSLLAVDVSGSNVTDNGLRFLKDCVNLQALTLNYCDQFSEHGLKHISGLSNLTSLSIRKSCAVTPDGMRAFSNLVNLEKLDLERCSNIHGGFVHFKGLRKLESLNIGCCKCVTDSDMKAISGFINLKELQISNSSITDHGISYLRGLQKLTTLNVEGCNITAAFFEYISALAALACLNLNRCGLSDDGFENFSGLTTLKRLSLAFNKITDACLVHLKGLTNLEYLNLDSCQIGDEGLANLTGLTLLKSLVLSDTEVGNSGLRYISGLNKLEDLNLSFTAVTDNGLKRLSGLTCLKSLNLDARQITDAGLANLTSLSGLITLDLFGARITDSGTAYLR; this comes from the exons ATGGGGGGTATCTGTTCTAGGAAGAGAGATCAACAAGTCATAGAAGATGATTTACGCAGGGGAGTATCTGGAAGGTACTGTAGAAGTGCCAGTACAAAATGGTTAGGATCCAGAAGTTTACGTTCTAAGGCAAATCATTGTCCTGGAGGGGGTACCTGTCCTTCTCTTATGGATTTATGCATAAATAAGATGCGTGAG GATTTTCATAAATATGATTCCTTTTCTATTCTTCCGAGAGATATAAGCCAGTTAATCTTCAATGAGCTGGTGGATTCTCATTGTCTTACAGAAACATCTCTCAATGCTTTTCGAGATTGTGCTCTTCAG GATGTTTACTTGGGTGAATATGTTGAAGTGCATGATGGTTGGATGGATGTCATTGCTTCACAAGGTTTGTCTTTACTTGCAGTTGATGTTTCTGGTTCTAATGTGACAGACAATGGACTGCGATTCCTAAAGGATTGCGTAAATCTTCAAGCATTGACCCTCAATTACTGTGATCAATTTTCAGAGCATGGACTCAAACATATTAGTG GTCTGTCAAACTTGACTTCATTGAGTATCAGGAAGAGCTGTGCTGTCACACCTGATGGAATGCGTGCCTTTTCCAACTTAGTTAATTTGGAGAAGTTGGACCTTGAGAGGTGTTCAAATATTCATGGCGGTTTTGTTCATTTTAAAG GTCTGAGAAAGCTTGAGTCTCTTAATATTGGATGCTGTAAATGTGTTACGGATTCAGACATGAAGGCTATCTCAG gttttattaatttaaaggaGTTGCAAATTTCCAACAGCAGTATTACTGATCATGGGATTTCTTACTTAAGAG GTTTGCAGAAGCTTACCACATTAAATGTTGAAGGATGCAATATTACTGCTGCATTTTTTGAGTATATTTCTG CCTTAGCTGCCCTGGCATGCTTGAATCTCAACAGATGCGGTCTTTCTGACGACGGATTTGAGAACTTTTCTG GTCTTACAACCTTGAAGAGGTTAAGTCTTGCATTTAACAAGATTACAGACGCATGCTTAGTTCATCTAAAAG GTTTAACAAATTTGGAGTATTTGAATCTGGACTCTTGCCAGATCGGTGATGAAGGACTTGCTAATTTGACAG GCCTCACTCTCTTGAAAAGCCTTGTGTTGTCTGACACTGAAGTTGGGAACAGCGGCCTTCGATATATATCAG GTTTAAACAAACTGGAAGATTTGAATCTGTCATTTACCGCAGTAACTGATAATGGCCTGAAAAGGCTCTCAGGACTGACATGTCTTAAATCACTTAATCTGGATGCTCGACAGATAACTGATGCTGGACTGGCAAATCTTACAA GTCTAAGTGGATTGATAACATTGGATCTCTTTGGAGCCCGTATTACTGACTCTGGAACTGCATATTTGCGAT AA
- the LOC101511272 gene encoding uncharacterized protein isoform X2 — protein MGGICSRKRDQQVIEDDLRRGVSGRYCRSASTKWLGSRSLRSKANHCPGGGTCPSLMDLCINKMREDFHKYDSFSILPRDISQLIFNELVDSHCLTETSLNAFRDCALQDVYLGEYVEVHDGWMDVIASQGLSLLAVDVSGSNVTDNGLRFLKDCVNLQALTLNYCDQFSEHGLKHISGLSNLTSLSIRKSCAVTPDGMRAFSNLVNLEKLDLERCSNIHGGFVHFKGLRKLESLNIGCCKCVTDSDMKAISGFINLKELQISNSSITDHGISYLRGLQKLTTLNVEGCNITAAFFEYISALAALACLNLNRCGLSDDGFENFSGLTTLKRLSLAFNKITDACLVHLKGLTNLEYLNLDSCQIGDEGLANLTGLTLLKSLVLSDTEVGNSGLRYISGLNKLEDLNLSFTAVTDNGLKRLSGLTCLKSLNLDARQITDAGLANLTSLSGLITLDLFGARITDSGTAYLR, from the exons ATGGGGGGTATCTGTTCTAGGAAGAGAGATCAACAAGTCATAGAAGATGATTTACGCAGGGGAGTATCTGGAAGGTACTGTAGAAGTGCCAGTACAAAATGGTTAGGATCCAGAAGTTTACGTTCTAAGGCAAATCATTGTCCTGGAGGGGGTACCTGTCCTTCTCTTATGGATTTATGCATAAATAAGATGCGTGAG GATTTTCATAAATATGATTCCTTTTCTATTCTTCCGAGAGATATAAGCCAGTTAATCTTCAATGAGCTGGTGGATTCTCATTGTCTTACAGAAACATCTCTCAATGCTTTTCGAGATTGTGCTCTTCAG GATGTTTACTTGGGTGAATATGTTGAAGTGCATGATGGTTGGATGGATGTCATTGCTTCACAAGGTTTGTCTTTACTTGCAGTTGATGTTTCTGGTTCTAATGTGACAGACAATGGACTGCGATTCCTAAAGGATTGCGTAAATCTTCAAGCATTGACCCTCAATTACTGTGATCAATTTTCAGAGCATGGACTCAAACATATTAGTG GTCTGTCAAACTTGACTTCATTGAGTATCAGGAAGAGCTGTGCTGTCACACCTGATGGAATGCGTGCCTTTTCCAACTTAGTTAATTTGGAGAAGTTGGACCTTGAGAGGTGTTCAAATATTCATGGCGGTTTTGTTCATTTTAAAG GTCTGAGAAAGCTTGAGTCTCTTAATATTGGATGCTGTAAATGTGTTACGGATTCAGACATGAAGGCTATCTCAG gttttattaatttaaaggaGTTGCAAATTTCCAACAGCAGTATTACTGATCATGGGATTTCTTACTTAAGAG GTTTGCAGAAGCTTACCACATTAAATGTTGAAGGATGCAATATTACTGCTGCATTTTTTGAGTATATTTCTG CCTTAGCTGCCCTGGCATGCTTGAATCTCAACAGATGCGGTCTTTCTGACGACGGATTTGAGAACTTTTCTG GTCTTACAACCTTGAAGAGGTTAAGTCTTGCATTTAACAAGATTACAGACGCATGCTTAGTTCATCTAAAAG GTTTAACAAATTTGGAGTATTTGAATCTGGACTCTTGCCAGATCGGTGATGAAGGACTTGCTAATTTGACAG GCCTCACTCTCTTGAAAAGCCTTGTGTTGTCTGACACTGAAGTTGGGAACAGCGGCCTTCGATATATATCAG GTTTAAACAAACTGGAAGATTTGAATCTGTCATTTACCGCAGTAACTGATAATGGCCTGAAAAGGCTCTCAGGACTGACATGTCTTAAATCACTTAATCTGGATGCTCGACAGATAACTGATGCTGGACTGGCAAATCTTACAA GTCTAAGTGGATTGATAACATTGGATCTCTTTGGAGCCCGTATTACTGACTCTGGAACTGCATATTTGCGAT GA
- the LOC101511272 gene encoding uncharacterized protein isoform X1 translates to MGGICSRKRDQQVIEDDLRRGVSGRYCRSASTKWLGSRSLRSKANHCPGGGTCPSLMDLCINKMREDFHKYDSFSILPRDISQLIFNELVDSHCLTETSLNAFRDCALQDVYLGEYVEVHDGWMDVIASQGLSLLAVDVSGSNVTDNGLRFLKDCVNLQALTLNYCDQFSEHGLKHISGLSNLTSLSIRKSCAVTPDGMRAFSNLVNLEKLDLERCSNIHGGFVHFKGLRKLESLNIGCCKCVTDSDMKAISGFINLKELQISNSSITDHGISYLRGLQKLTTLNVEGCNITAAFFEYISALAALACLNLNRCGLSDDGFENFSGLTTLKRLSLAFNKITDACLVHLKGLTNLEYLNLDSCQIGDEGLANLTGLTLLKSLVLSDTEVGNSGLRYISGLNKLEDLNLSFTAVTDNGLKRLSGLTCLKSLNLDARQITDAGLANLTSLSGLITLDLFGARITDSGTAYLRSFKNLQSLEICGGLLTDAGMKNIREIVSLTQLNLSQNCKLTDKTLELISGMTALRSLNVSNSRVTNEGLRFLKPLKNLCTLSLESCKVTAAEIKKLHSADLPNLISFRPALTR, encoded by the exons ATGGGGGGTATCTGTTCTAGGAAGAGAGATCAACAAGTCATAGAAGATGATTTACGCAGGGGAGTATCTGGAAGGTACTGTAGAAGTGCCAGTACAAAATGGTTAGGATCCAGAAGTTTACGTTCTAAGGCAAATCATTGTCCTGGAGGGGGTACCTGTCCTTCTCTTATGGATTTATGCATAAATAAGATGCGTGAG GATTTTCATAAATATGATTCCTTTTCTATTCTTCCGAGAGATATAAGCCAGTTAATCTTCAATGAGCTGGTGGATTCTCATTGTCTTACAGAAACATCTCTCAATGCTTTTCGAGATTGTGCTCTTCAG GATGTTTACTTGGGTGAATATGTTGAAGTGCATGATGGTTGGATGGATGTCATTGCTTCACAAGGTTTGTCTTTACTTGCAGTTGATGTTTCTGGTTCTAATGTGACAGACAATGGACTGCGATTCCTAAAGGATTGCGTAAATCTTCAAGCATTGACCCTCAATTACTGTGATCAATTTTCAGAGCATGGACTCAAACATATTAGTG GTCTGTCAAACTTGACTTCATTGAGTATCAGGAAGAGCTGTGCTGTCACACCTGATGGAATGCGTGCCTTTTCCAACTTAGTTAATTTGGAGAAGTTGGACCTTGAGAGGTGTTCAAATATTCATGGCGGTTTTGTTCATTTTAAAG GTCTGAGAAAGCTTGAGTCTCTTAATATTGGATGCTGTAAATGTGTTACGGATTCAGACATGAAGGCTATCTCAG gttttattaatttaaaggaGTTGCAAATTTCCAACAGCAGTATTACTGATCATGGGATTTCTTACTTAAGAG GTTTGCAGAAGCTTACCACATTAAATGTTGAAGGATGCAATATTACTGCTGCATTTTTTGAGTATATTTCTG CCTTAGCTGCCCTGGCATGCTTGAATCTCAACAGATGCGGTCTTTCTGACGACGGATTTGAGAACTTTTCTG GTCTTACAACCTTGAAGAGGTTAAGTCTTGCATTTAACAAGATTACAGACGCATGCTTAGTTCATCTAAAAG GTTTAACAAATTTGGAGTATTTGAATCTGGACTCTTGCCAGATCGGTGATGAAGGACTTGCTAATTTGACAG GCCTCACTCTCTTGAAAAGCCTTGTGTTGTCTGACACTGAAGTTGGGAACAGCGGCCTTCGATATATATCAG GTTTAAACAAACTGGAAGATTTGAATCTGTCATTTACCGCAGTAACTGATAATGGCCTGAAAAGGCTCTCAGGACTGACATGTCTTAAATCACTTAATCTGGATGCTCGACAGATAACTGATGCTGGACTGGCAAATCTTACAA GTCTAAGTGGATTGATAACATTGGATCTCTTTGGAGCCCGTATTACTGACTCTGGAACTGCATATTTGCGAT CGTTCAAGAACCTGCAATCCCTTGAGATATGTGGTGGATTATTAACTGATGCAGGCATGAAAAATATTAGAGAAATTGTCTCCCTGACACAGCTAAACCTGTCCCAGAATTGCAAATTAACAGATAAAACTTTGGAATTAATCTCTG GAATGACTGCACTGAGATCACTAAATGTTTCAAATTCCCGCGTAACCAATGAAGGACTGCGGTTTTTGAAGCCTTTAAAGAATCTATGCACTCTATCCTTGGAGTCTTGCAAGGTAACTGCAGCTGAAATTAAGAAGCTCCATTCAGCTGATCTTCCAAATTTGATAAGCTTTCGGCCAGCTTTGACAAGGTAA